The Nostoc sp. NIES-3756 DNA window AGGGCGAGCTGTACGTACTTCTAAATCGATTTGGTCGGCTTTGCGCTCAATCCGTACTTCGGAAATACCAGCGTTATTTTGTGCGAGTCTACCCAGTTTTTGTTCTATATATTGACGCAGTTTGTGGTCTTCTTGTAGAAGTTCTGGATAGCGGCTAGGTTCGGCAAACCAACGGGATTGGTGTTCTTGGGTAATTCCCAGGCGAAAGCCAACTGGATGAATTTTTTGTCCCACAAATGCTTCCTCTAAAATTTCTGACTTTAACGCAATTTTTTGTGTCTAGGACTTATTTAGCATTGGCGTTAGCAGCCACAGCCAAGGTGATATGACACGTCGGCTTGCGAATTTGGTAAGCTCTACCTTGCGCTCTGGGTTGGAAGCGTTTCAGCACTGGGCCTTGGTCAGCATAAGCCTGGGTAATTACTAACTCCGTGCGGTCTAAACCTGCATTATGTTCGGCGTTAGC harbors:
- the rplV gene encoding 50S ribosomal protein L22, encoding MATDTTEVKAIARFIRMSPFKVRRVLDQIRGLSYREALIILEFMPYRATEPVLTLLRSAAANAEHNAGLDRTELVITQAYADQGPVLKRFQPRAQGRAYQIRKPTCHITLAVAANANAK